In Mobula hypostoma chromosome 10, sMobHyp1.1, whole genome shotgun sequence, a single genomic region encodes these proteins:
- the LOC134353281 gene encoding probable G-protein coupled receptor 139, with protein sequence MHAPPRGPVYALYYTALAVCAIPVNLMAIVILCKGRCGLSRCITKYLVSMAATDLLVIITAVLLNRIPGIYFPGSFLSITPVCSLTIALIYSTRDSSVWLTVAFTFDRFVAICCQKLKTKYCTEKTAVVVIGTISVLGCLKSVPWYFIHEPMFVISDVPWFCSVKEIRYTSALWRAFDWFDRILTPFAPFFLILQFNALTVRYILVASKARRRLRVHGNGEKQGDPEIDNRRKSIVLLFTISGSFILLWMTYVVQFCYERFTNSYQIAGYNDPKYILQESANMLQLLNSCTNTFIYAVTQSSFRKQLKNAVIYPLNIICKIMK encoded by the exons ATGCATGCCCCGCCGAGAGGTCCAGTGTACGCTCTTTATTACACTGCCCTTGCAGTATGCGCTATTCCAG TTAACTTAATGGCGATTGTGATCCTTTGCAAAGGAAGATGTGGTCTCTCCCGGTGTATAACGAAGTATCTGGTCTCAATGGCGGCGACCGATCTCCTAGTTATTATCACGGCTGTTTTATTAAATAGGATTCCCGGTATTTATTTTCCAGGTAGCTTTCTGTCCATTACACCCGTATGCAGTCTCACCATTGCTTTAATTTATTCAACCAGGGACAGCTCCGTTTGGTTGACAGTCGCTTTCACTTTTGATCGATTTGTGGCCATTTGCTGCCaaaagctgaaaacaaaatactGCACCGAGAAGACGGCGGTTGTGGTTATTGGAACGATTAGTGTTTTGGGATGTTTGAAAAGCGTACCCTGGTATTTTATACACGAACCTATgtttgtgatcagtgatgttcccTGGTTTTGCAGTGTGAAGGAAATCCGTTATACTTCTGCCTTGTGGAGAGCATTCGACTGGTTCGACCGTATTTTGACCCCGTTCGCTCCGTTCTTCCTGATACTCCAGTTCAATGCTCTGACCGTCAGGTACATCCTAGTAGCTAGTAAAGCTCGCAGGAGGCTTCGTGTGCATGGCAATGGAGAGAAACAAGGTGACCCAGAGATCGACAACCGGAGGAAATCCATCGTTTTACTGTTTACTATCTCGGGTAGTTTCATTCTCTTGTGGATGACATATGTTGTACAATTTTGTTATGAGCGATTTACGAATAGTTATCAAATTGCCGGCTACAACGATCCCAAATATATTCTACAAGAAAGTGCTAATATGCTTCAGTTATTGAATTCTTGTACTAATACGTTTATATACGCCGTAACTCAGAGTAGTTTCAGAAAGCAGTTAAAGAACGCTGTGATATATCCACTTAATATAATATGTAAAATCATGAAATAA